The proteins below are encoded in one region of Reichenbachiella sp. 5M10:
- a CDS encoding arylsulfatase, translating to MKHKLKMVWMFLLLPALAFAQKKKPNILVIWGDDIGWGNVGFNNNGMMGYKTPNIDRIAKEGAMFTDWYAQQSCTAGRAAFILGQHPFRTGLLTIGMPGSKQGIQADQPTIAELLKPQGYVSGQFGKNHLGDQDEHLPTNHGFDEFYGNLYHLNAEEEPEGYYYPKDPEFRKKYGPRGVIKSSADGKIQDTGPLTKKRMETVDDEFEAAAIKFIKKAKEDDKPFFCWFNSTRTHVWTHLKPESEGVTGIGLYPDAMAEHDLSVGRLLDLLDELDLDENTIVMYATDNGAEKVTWPDGGSTPFRGEKGTTWEGGFRVPCAIRWPGVIKPGTIYNDIFSHEDMMPTLVAAAGEPKIKEKLLKGYKANGKTFKSHLDGYNLMPFFEGKVAEAPRKEIFYFDAGGNMNAIRYGDWKLHFTIMEGDITEAYRKSPSWPLIVNLRADPYEVSPDSRMYVRWYGENMWLFVPAQQIAGQFLSTFKEYPAVQGSSLSIDKVVQSLTSHPSAQ from the coding sequence ATGAAACACAAATTAAAAATGGTATGGATGTTTCTTTTGCTGCCCGCCTTGGCGTTCGCTCAAAAGAAAAAACCAAACATCCTCGTGATATGGGGGGATGATATCGGTTGGGGCAATGTAGGCTTCAACAACAACGGTATGATGGGCTACAAAACACCAAACATTGACCGTATTGCCAAGGAAGGTGCCATGTTTACCGATTGGTACGCACAGCAATCCTGTACTGCAGGACGTGCTGCCTTTATCTTAGGCCAACACCCTTTCCGTACTGGGCTATTGACAATCGGTATGCCTGGTTCGAAGCAAGGTATCCAAGCAGATCAGCCGACAATTGCTGAATTGCTCAAGCCACAAGGTTATGTATCTGGCCAATTTGGAAAAAACCACTTGGGTGATCAAGACGAACACTTGCCAACCAACCACGGGTTTGACGAATTCTATGGCAACCTGTACCACCTCAACGCCGAGGAAGAACCAGAAGGATACTACTATCCAAAAGATCCAGAATTCAGAAAGAAATATGGCCCACGTGGGGTAATCAAGAGTTCTGCCGATGGCAAAATCCAAGATACGGGACCATTGACAAAGAAAAGAATGGAAACTGTGGATGATGAATTCGAAGCAGCAGCCATCAAATTCATCAAAAAGGCCAAAGAAGATGACAAACCATTCTTCTGCTGGTTCAACAGTACACGTACGCACGTATGGACACACCTCAAGCCTGAAAGCGAAGGAGTGACTGGTATTGGGCTCTATCCTGATGCCATGGCAGAGCACGACCTCTCTGTAGGTAGACTCCTCGACTTGCTCGACGAGCTCGATCTTGACGAAAACACAATCGTCATGTATGCCACAGACAATGGCGCAGAGAAAGTGACTTGGCCTGACGGTGGTAGTACTCCGTTTAGAGGTGAAAAAGGAACAACTTGGGAAGGTGGATTCCGTGTACCCTGTGCGATCCGTTGGCCAGGTGTCATCAAGCCAGGCACCATCTACAACGACATCTTCTCTCACGAGGACATGATGCCTACCTTGGTAGCTGCAGCGGGTGAACCCAAAATAAAAGAAAAATTATTGAAAGGGTATAAAGCGAATGGCAAGACCTTCAAAAGCCATTTGGATGGATACAACTTGATGCCATTCTTCGAAGGCAAAGTAGCCGAAGCACCAAGAAAAGAGATTTTCTACTTTGATGCTGGTGGCAACATGAACGCAATTCGCTACGGTGATTGGAAACTCCACTTTACCATAATGGAAGGTGACATCACGGAAGCCTACCGTAAATCACCAAGCTGGCCTCTCATCGTCAATTTGAGAGCTGATCCATACGAAGTATCTCCTGATTCACGTATGTATGTCAGATGGTATGGAGAAAACATGTGGTTGTTTGTTCCTGCACAGCAAATTGCCGGACAGTTCTTGTCTACTTTCAAAGAGTACCCTGCAGTACAAGGGTCGTCTCTCTCTATTGACAAGGTGGTACAGAGCCTCACCTCTCACCCATCCGCACAATAA
- a CDS encoding MoxR family ATPase, whose product MTTLETIQELKQRMSASIIGQDPLIERIILVLLADGNMLLEGLPGLAKTRAIKTLSKELDCGLSRIQFTPDLLPSDITGTEIYQPESEEKFLFQQGPIFSNLILADEINRSPAKVQSALLEAMEERQVSVAGKTYQMDPLFMVMATQNPVEQEGTYPLPEAQMDRFLMHVIISYPDDASELKILRLNRSEQNQSKTEKQERISPDVVFAARKEIAEVSISENMEKYIVDLISATRYPDKYNDTLKSWIDFGASPRGTIAMDRAARTHAWMHGHAAVTPDDVRAVVHDCLRHRLILSYEANADGITADQVLDEILKQVAVVG is encoded by the coding sequence ATGACAACATTAGAAACCATACAAGAACTTAAGCAGCGCATGTCGGCCTCCATCATTGGCCAAGACCCACTCATAGAGCGCATCATTCTCGTACTTTTGGCAGATGGCAACATGCTGCTCGAGGGACTGCCTGGATTGGCCAAAACGCGAGCCATCAAAACGCTATCCAAAGAATTGGATTGTGGGCTGAGCCGGATACAGTTCACCCCAGATCTACTGCCTTCGGACATCACCGGTACGGAGATCTACCAACCCGAATCCGAAGAGAAGTTCCTTTTCCAGCAAGGACCGATTTTCAGCAACCTCATCCTAGCAGATGAAATCAACCGATCTCCTGCCAAAGTACAATCAGCACTATTGGAAGCCATGGAAGAACGCCAAGTGTCTGTGGCAGGCAAAACCTACCAGATGGACCCTCTCTTCATGGTCATGGCCACTCAGAACCCCGTCGAGCAAGAAGGCACCTACCCCTTACCTGAAGCTCAGATGGATCGCTTTTTGATGCATGTAATCATCAGCTACCCAGACGATGCTTCCGAACTTAAAATCCTGCGTCTCAACCGAAGCGAACAGAACCAATCCAAAACGGAAAAACAAGAAAGGATATCCCCTGATGTCGTATTTGCTGCTCGAAAAGAAATAGCAGAGGTAAGTATCTCTGAGAATATGGAAAAATACATCGTGGACCTAATCTCTGCCACACGCTACCCAGACAAATACAACGATACGCTCAAATCCTGGATAGACTTTGGCGCCAGCCCAAGGGGCACGATCGCCATGGACCGTGCCGCACGTACTCATGCATGGATGCATGGCCATGCTGCCGTGACTCCAGACGATGTCCGAGCGGTAGTGCATGATTGTCTTCGCCACCGCCTCATACTCAGCTACGAAGCTAATGCAGACGGCATCACAGCAGACCAAGTACTAGACGAGATTCTAAAACAAGTCGCTGTAGTGGGATAA
- a CDS encoding DUF58 domain-containing protein, translating into MKSQKQHIELPKDVFTSLRELLEMERFAQIMSLLANKQKVKSILGGKHSSKLRGRGLDFEEVRNYVMGDDIRNIDWKVTARTKVTHTRVFSEEKEKPALIVVDQSKSMFFGSQKRTKSVVAAELAAVAAFRILKQGDRVGGVVIGDDGVDIIQPKRDRRNILRFLDKIVEKNHELKNHTEGTLDDSLRDTMHKVRNIVTHDFLVVIISDFKKYSPEVTRFISQIAQHNDVILAKVMDPMERDIPHIKFVAGNRDTQVTVDGKHKALNQHFVTGFDEDYQSFQTQMKKHHVPVFTINTVDSLDEQLKDVFAGRKK; encoded by the coding sequence ATGAAAAGCCAAAAACAACATATCGAACTCCCCAAAGACGTTTTCACCTCCTTGCGTGAACTACTGGAAATGGAGCGTTTTGCTCAGATCATGAGTCTTTTGGCAAACAAACAGAAAGTAAAAAGCATCTTAGGAGGCAAACACTCGTCCAAACTACGTGGACGTGGACTAGATTTCGAAGAAGTCAGAAACTATGTGATGGGAGATGACATCCGAAATATCGATTGGAAAGTCACCGCTCGTACCAAAGTCACTCACACCCGGGTGTTCAGCGAAGAGAAAGAAAAGCCCGCCCTCATAGTCGTAGACCAATCTAAGTCTATGTTTTTTGGTTCACAAAAAAGAACAAAATCAGTCGTAGCAGCCGAACTAGCTGCTGTGGCAGCTTTTCGAATACTCAAGCAAGGAGATCGCGTCGGTGGAGTAGTGATCGGCGATGATGGTGTAGACATCATCCAGCCCAAAAGAGACCGGCGCAATATTTTGCGCTTTCTTGACAAGATCGTAGAAAAGAACCATGAGTTGAAGAACCACACAGAGGGAACGCTCGATGACTCTCTGCGCGACACCATGCACAAAGTCCGAAATATCGTCACCCACGATTTTCTAGTAGTCATCATCAGTGATTTCAAAAAATACTCCCCAGAGGTGACCCGGTTTATCTCCCAAATCGCACAACACAACGATGTGATCCTCGCCAAAGTAATGGACCCTATGGAACGGGATATACCCCATATCAAATTTGTGGCGGGAAACCGTGACACACAAGTAACTGTAGATGGCAAACACAAAGCACTCAACCAGCACTTTGTCACAGGGTTTGACGAAGACTACCAAAGTTTTCAGACCCAAATGAAGAAACACCACGTGCCTGTATTTACAATCAATACCGTGGACTCGCTCGATGAACAATTGAAGGACGTATTTGCCGGAAGGAAAAAATGA
- a CDS encoding DUF4381 domain-containing protein: MKSVPVHTIQDTVQQTQDTTQVVLQQLYEPAPIAFTFETIGWLILACILGCATCILIILQIRKYVKNRYRREALAELSTLKNAPLSQTMIILKRVAISVFGREAVGPASGRSWLQFLEKSAKGVQFVTYEESIQKALYTDQPVDTVLQQKIMSNAQKWIRNHAR; the protein is encoded by the coding sequence ATGAAATCAGTACCCGTACATACCATCCAAGACACGGTACAGCAAACGCAAGACACTACACAAGTCGTACTACAGCAGCTGTACGAACCCGCTCCGATTGCCTTTACTTTCGAGACTATTGGATGGCTCATTTTGGCCTGCATCTTAGGATGTGCTACGTGTATCCTGATTATTCTTCAAATCCGAAAATACGTAAAGAACCGCTACCGTCGCGAAGCACTCGCCGAGCTATCGACCCTGAAAAACGCACCGCTCTCACAAACCATGATCATCCTCAAACGAGTAGCTATCTCCGTATTCGGTAGAGAAGCGGTAGGTCCAGCAAGTGGCCGCTCTTGGCTACAGTTTTTAGAAAAATCCGCCAAAGGAGTTCAATTCGTCACCTACGAAGAAAGCATCCAAAAAGCCCTATACACCGATCAACCGGTCGATACAGTGCTACAACAAAAAATCATGTCCAACGCACAAAAATGGATCCGCAACCATGCCAGATAA
- a CDS encoding VWA domain-containing protein yields the protein MPDNFHIAFPWALALLPVPLLVYWLLPSLHMRSAALLLPTYHKAVEYTGQKPKKSAFVKRRGFFSWLILMMSWCLLVAAMANPQLVGKPEMKIKTSRSFLIVADISFSMAKTDWRIDGKKARRWDAVKDVMSGFIEKRKGDRMGLIFFGTNAYIQAPFTPDLSTVKQMLDEADVGMAGQMTHIGKAINKGLEMFDNDTIKTKVMLLLTDGIDAGDDILPLDAAAAAKKDSVLIYSLGIGTPGQSGSDLDEKTLQQISDMTGGEYFLAKDEDRLKEIYVELDKLQPMEFEEAENKPITMLYPYPLGAALGILILSTLLSVLISVYKVLRDRKEAYA from the coding sequence ATGCCAGATAATTTTCATATCGCATTTCCGTGGGCACTCGCTTTGCTTCCAGTCCCACTACTGGTATATTGGCTGCTGCCCTCCCTCCACATGCGAAGTGCAGCCCTGCTCTTGCCTACCTACCACAAGGCCGTCGAATACACAGGACAAAAACCAAAAAAATCAGCCTTCGTCAAACGCAGAGGTTTTTTTAGCTGGTTGATCTTGATGATGAGCTGGTGTCTACTGGTAGCCGCCATGGCCAACCCGCAGTTGGTAGGCAAACCTGAGATGAAAATCAAAACCTCACGCAGTTTCCTCATAGTAGCAGACATCTCGTTTAGCATGGCCAAAACAGACTGGCGCATCGATGGAAAGAAAGCACGTCGATGGGATGCAGTCAAAGACGTCATGAGTGGGTTCATCGAAAAACGAAAGGGCGACCGCATGGGACTCATCTTTTTTGGAACGAATGCTTACATTCAAGCCCCCTTCACTCCTGACCTTTCAACCGTAAAACAGATGCTCGACGAAGCAGATGTAGGCATGGCTGGACAAATGACCCACATCGGCAAGGCCATCAACAAAGGTCTGGAGATGTTTGATAATGACACCATCAAAACCAAAGTCATGCTCCTGCTCACTGACGGGATCGATGCGGGGGACGACATCCTCCCTCTCGATGCGGCAGCTGCAGCCAAGAAGGACTCTGTATTGATCTACTCGCTTGGAATCGGTACTCCAGGACAGAGCGGATCGGATCTGGATGAAAAAACACTGCAGCAAATATCAGACATGACTGGCGGTGAATACTTCCTAGCAAAAGACGAAGATCGATTGAAGGAGATCTATGTAGAACTAGACAAACTACAGCCCATGGAGTTTGAAGAAGCAGAAAACAAACCCATCACGATGCTTTATCCTTATCCACTAGGTGCTGCTCTAGGCATCTTGATATTATCGACCTTGCTATCCGTATTGATCAGTGTGTACAAAGTCCTACGGGACAGAAAGGAGGCTTATGCTTAA
- a CDS encoding VWA domain-containing protein, translated as MLKGLFPIDWELFHFIRPVFLWLLIPIAVILLIGLVSFAQEIKWKSIIAPHLRPYVIQKGNQRTKAWMNLALLLMLCLGVLALAGPTWKKIKLPGRILETPMVLILDLSQSMMAQDLQPTRLERAKFKIEDLLNKNPQARAALIGFAGTAHTIVPLSWDYEIIKSHVKSLKPSVMPYPGSDLQAALTLADTILSVTDAPGTVVLLSDDFSDEQFSMLKDFVQDKNNKIEILPMNTPSGSTIPIPWGRGTMKDANGHPVYTSINQSALNKLGSLDGVTVHALTLDDSDVEVISNKIKAHLKFTEQPKEKKDDWRDAGLLFIFPMALLALFWFRKGWVIYTLPVLLLSCSQVNSFDDLWFTPNYQAQRLSNAGEYEDAGDRYTDFMHKGVAYYKAGDYDQAIKAFNEDTTAQAAYNLGLAYFQNGDTVAAWMAFNKAVEIDSTLQPALRNQRTLSRLVGTDGMSVGTATEEDNKPIAKMERNKSMEDLSGGGQEATKKDMEKKRLEEEVASNIHKGKELDQVPKDMDIDIQKPDGTKIIMQKVDDDPSEFLRKKFEYQIKKQNIKPKANETKW; from the coding sequence ATGCTTAAAGGGTTATTTCCTATCGACTGGGAGTTGTTCCACTTCATCAGACCCGTTTTTCTCTGGTTGCTGATTCCTATCGCTGTGATCTTGCTCATCGGTTTGGTGAGCTTTGCACAAGAAATCAAGTGGAAATCTATCATCGCCCCACACCTACGTCCCTATGTGATCCAAAAGGGTAATCAACGAACCAAAGCCTGGATGAACTTGGCCTTGCTACTGATGCTCTGTCTCGGTGTATTGGCCCTCGCTGGACCGACATGGAAGAAAATCAAATTGCCGGGAAGGATCTTAGAGACTCCTATGGTGCTGATTTTGGACCTGTCGCAGAGTATGATGGCCCAAGACCTCCAACCCACCCGCCTAGAACGAGCCAAATTTAAAATCGAAGATTTACTCAACAAAAACCCTCAAGCACGAGCAGCTCTCATTGGGTTTGCAGGCACAGCACACACGATTGTCCCTTTGTCTTGGGATTATGAAATCATCAAAAGCCATGTCAAGTCACTAAAACCTAGCGTCATGCCCTATCCGGGCTCAGACTTGCAAGCTGCACTGACCTTGGCTGACACCATACTGTCCGTCACTGATGCCCCCGGTACGGTAGTGCTCTTGTCCGATGACTTTAGCGATGAGCAGTTCTCGATGCTCAAGGATTTTGTACAAGACAAAAACAACAAAATAGAAATCCTCCCCATGAATACACCCTCTGGCAGCACCATACCTATACCATGGGGCAGAGGCACGATGAAAGATGCCAACGGGCACCCCGTATATACCTCAATCAATCAGTCTGCACTCAACAAGCTAGGCTCTCTCGACGGGGTGACAGTACATGCGCTGACACTAGACGATAGCGATGTAGAAGTCATCAGCAACAAAATCAAAGCACACCTCAAATTCACCGAGCAACCCAAAGAAAAAAAGGACGACTGGCGAGACGCTGGTTTGCTCTTCATTTTCCCTATGGCTCTTCTTGCCTTGTTTTGGTTTAGAAAGGGCTGGGTCATCTACACCCTGCCTGTTTTACTATTATCATGCAGTCAAGTCAATAGCTTCGACGACCTATGGTTCACTCCTAACTACCAAGCACAGCGACTCAGCAATGCAGGTGAGTATGAAGATGCCGGTGACCGCTACACGGACTTCATGCACAAAGGGGTCGCCTACTACAAAGCTGGAGATTATGACCAAGCGATCAAAGCCTTCAATGAAGACACCACAGCACAAGCCGCTTACAACCTAGGCTTGGCCTACTTCCAAAACGGAGACACCGTCGCTGCATGGATGGCCTTCAACAAAGCCGTAGAGATCGACTCCACCCTACAACCTGCACTCCGCAATCAGCGAACCCTAAGCCGTCTAGTCGGAACGGACGGGATGAGTGTAGGTACAGCTACCGAAGAGGACAACAAGCCCATCGCCAAAATGGAACGCAACAAAAGCATGGAGGACCTCAGTGGTGGTGGACAAGAAGCCACCAAAAAAGACATGGAAAAAAAACGTCTCGAAGAAGAGGTCGCCAGCAATATCCACAAAGGCAAAGAATTGGATCAAGTCCCCAAAGACATGGATATTGATATCCAAAAACCAGATGGTACCAAAATCATCATGCAAAAAGTCGATGATGACCCGAGTGAGTTTCTCAGGAAAAAATTTGAGTACCAGATCAAGAAGCAAAACATCAAACCCAAGGCGAATGAGACGAAGTGGTAA
- a CDS encoding BatD family protein: MRRSGKLMRNKTAASRIVLQLGILLALLIACLTPQDGLAQKLWSQVKLNRTSAYIGEPIEVSITVYTSTWFTSGLDPGNIQVKGAYTVYFRPVSVSLSEGGTTYPGIQLIYHVFPHSERDIVFPSLTLEVETPKDGDYIGVKHHLKTQERTIKIKPVPPGFDKNDWLVANGMYVSDYWTGNLKQVKVGDVLERRISRTVYGTVGELIPPTAWDSIGHISMYPDRSLTKNNKGKTSISSSRTDGMRYLFEEEGQVTLPEMVFTYFHPYRKRLYKKTLKAITIDVAANPDLGILKSVRDSLLVQEQEVIAQQEEEQPWSFMGLSPEQLALATVLGILVLYLLAKTIRRIIHTIRQRKKAYRASEAYYFDLFKKATHHDHAEHAKQALYRWIDELKLGQPTLEYFVGQFGTDKLQETFDTTGDLHGLYMQTQEWKKARAKYLLHRHPTPSKSSWINPQ; the protein is encoded by the coding sequence ATGAGACGAAGTGGTAAACTGATGCGAAACAAAACCGCTGCAAGCAGGATCGTCCTACAGCTGGGCATACTCCTAGCCCTACTGATCGCATGTCTAACCCCGCAGGATGGCCTGGCCCAAAAACTTTGGAGCCAAGTAAAACTCAATCGTACTTCTGCCTACATAGGAGAACCCATAGAGGTCAGCATCACCGTCTACACATCGACATGGTTTACTAGTGGGTTGGACCCAGGAAACATCCAAGTAAAAGGAGCATACACCGTATACTTTAGACCCGTGAGTGTCTCCTTGAGTGAAGGTGGCACGACATATCCGGGCATACAGCTGATCTACCATGTGTTTCCTCACAGTGAGCGCGACATTGTATTCCCTAGTTTAACCCTCGAAGTAGAAACACCAAAGGACGGAGATTACATCGGAGTAAAGCACCATCTCAAAACTCAAGAACGAACCATCAAAATCAAGCCCGTCCCCCCAGGCTTTGACAAAAATGACTGGCTAGTGGCCAACGGCATGTATGTCTCTGACTACTGGACTGGCAACCTAAAACAAGTAAAAGTTGGTGACGTACTGGAGCGGAGAATATCACGTACCGTATATGGTACCGTGGGTGAACTCATCCCTCCCACCGCATGGGACAGTATCGGTCATATAAGCATGTATCCCGACCGCAGCCTGACCAAAAACAACAAAGGGAAGACCTCTATCAGTTCATCGAGAACAGACGGCATGCGTTACCTCTTCGAAGAGGAAGGCCAAGTCACTCTCCCAGAGATGGTATTCACGTACTTCCACCCCTACCGAAAGCGTCTCTACAAAAAAACCCTAAAAGCCATCACTATCGATGTAGCTGCCAACCCAGATTTGGGTATTCTCAAGAGTGTACGTGACAGCCTACTGGTGCAGGAGCAAGAAGTCATTGCCCAGCAAGAGGAAGAACAACCTTGGAGCTTTATGGGACTGAGTCCAGAACAACTGGCCCTCGCCACAGTGCTGGGGATACTGGTTCTGTACCTATTGGCAAAAACCATACGCCGCATAATCCATACGATCCGTCAACGCAAAAAAGCCTACCGTGCTTCAGAAGCCTATTACTTTGACCTATTCAAAAAAGCGACACATCATGACCATGCAGAACATGCCAAACAAGCTTTGTACCGTTGGATCGATGAGTTGAAATTGGGCCAACCTACATTGGAGTACTTTGTAGGGCAATTTGGAACCGACAAACTTCAGGAGACCTTTGACACTACCGGGGATCTACACGGGTTATATATGCAAACCCAAGAATGGAAAAAAGCAAGAGCAAAATACCTCCTGCACCGACACCCTACGCCCAGCAAATCGTCTTGGATCAATCCGCAGTAA
- a CDS encoding family 20 glycosylhydrolase, with translation MRKCILFLMLGVSAAVAQGSTSWNPTHAFAIAAPSAARVDDFVKFMEEELGPNGINTLILRVDFNYRYRSYPQLRDKNALSKQQVKQLVEAARRQQIELIPQINLLGHQSWAGTTHALLREFPAFDETPHVVMPEEYVWPNEDSLYCKSYCSLHPKVHEVVFALVDEIMEVFEARAFHAGMDEVFYIGDAHCPRCGGQDKAKLFADEVRRIRNHLSSRDQTLWIWGDRLLDGRTTGMGMWEASENGTAAAIDHIPQDVVVCDWHYNEAIASPAYFAIKGFDVVSCFWNKRDVAIAHMQMMEELRSNSNETMRSRFRGTMQTVWSPAGRFLDAYYGDSMDESALAQVASFRAMVSYLRGAVITAD, from the coding sequence ATGAGAAAATGTATTCTTTTTTTGATGCTAGGAGTGAGTGCGGCAGTGGCTCAAGGTTCAACTTCATGGAACCCTACCCACGCTTTTGCTATCGCTGCGCCAAGTGCAGCACGGGTAGATGATTTTGTCAAGTTCATGGAAGAGGAGCTAGGACCCAACGGAATCAATACATTGATTTTGCGTGTGGATTTCAATTACCGCTATCGCTCTTATCCGCAATTGAGAGATAAGAATGCACTGTCTAAGCAGCAAGTGAAGCAGCTAGTCGAGGCGGCTCGTCGGCAACAGATCGAGTTGATTCCGCAGATCAATTTATTGGGACATCAGTCTTGGGCGGGGACTACTCATGCTTTGTTGCGTGAATTTCCAGCATTTGATGAGACTCCTCATGTTGTGATGCCTGAGGAGTATGTTTGGCCCAATGAGGATAGTTTGTATTGCAAGAGCTACTGTTCGCTGCACCCCAAAGTCCATGAAGTCGTGTTTGCATTGGTCGATGAAATCATGGAGGTGTTTGAGGCAAGAGCATTTCATGCGGGGATGGACGAGGTGTTTTATATTGGAGATGCGCATTGTCCCCGTTGTGGTGGACAGGACAAAGCAAAGTTGTTTGCAGATGAAGTCCGTCGCATTCGAAACCACTTGTCGAGTAGAGATCAGACACTCTGGATATGGGGAGACCGCCTACTGGACGGTAGGACGACCGGTATGGGGATGTGGGAGGCTAGCGAGAATGGGACAGCTGCTGCCATCGATCATATCCCTCAAGATGTTGTCGTTTGCGATTGGCACTACAATGAGGCGATTGCTTCTCCGGCTTATTTCGCGATCAAAGGTTTTGATGTGGTGTCATGTTTTTGGAACAAACGTGACGTAGCGATAGCTCACATGCAGATGATGGAGGAGTTGCGATCCAATAGCAATGAGACCATGCGTTCACGTTTTAGAGGTACAATGCAAACGGTGTGGAGTCCTGCAGGGCGGTTTTTGGATGCGTACTATGGGGACAGTATGGATGAGTCCGCATTGGCTCAGGTCGCTAGTTTTCGAGCGATGGTGAGTTACCTAAGAGGCGCAGTGATTACTGCGGATTGA
- a CDS encoding T9SS type A sorting domain-containing protein, protein MKQTVKTIALTLFVAMSSLAYAGEKSEKALSPELKVQIQAMADSRVAVKFSKLEGEVVKVKIYDAYGSLIYSDKDVANTKYAKSFNLSAYPAGKYSYSVSNGVYSVTKTVELK, encoded by the coding sequence ATGAAACAAACAGTAAAAACAATCGCCCTGACGCTATTCGTAGCAATGTCATCCCTCGCATATGCAGGAGAGAAGTCTGAAAAAGCACTTAGCCCAGAGCTAAAAGTACAGATTCAAGCCATGGCTGATTCTAGAGTAGCTGTTAAATTCAGCAAGCTCGAAGGAGAAGTCGTCAAAGTGAAAATTTACGATGCATACGGTTCATTGATCTACTCGGACAAAGATGTAGCCAATACCAAATATGCCAAAAGCTTTAACTTATCAGCTTACCCAGCAGGTAAGTACTCTTACTCTGTATCCAACGGTGTATACAGCGTCACTAAGACTGTAGAATTGAAGTAA
- a CDS encoding T9SS type A sorting domain-containing protein produces the protein MKTTLKTIALSLFVALSSSAFAAKTADKVVSPELNVQISAMAESKVAVTFDKLEGELVKVKIYDAYGTLIYSDKDVDSAKYAKAFDLSHYPAGKYSYTVSNDVYSVTKTVEIK, from the coding sequence ATGAAAACGACACTTAAAACAATCGCCCTGTCCCTATTCGTTGCATTGTCTAGCTCAGCATTCGCTGCAAAGACTGCAGACAAAGTTGTAAGCCCTGAGCTCAACGTTCAGATTTCAGCTATGGCAGAGTCTAAAGTGGCTGTGACATTTGACAAACTCGAAGGAGAATTGGTCAAAGTAAAAATATACGATGCATACGGAACATTGATCTACTCGGACAAAGATGTAGATAGCGCAAAATATGCGAAGGCATTTGATTTGTCTCACTATCCAGCAGGCAAATACTCCTACACAGTATCCAACGACGTATACAGCGTCACCAAGACTGTAGAGATAAAATAA